The genomic region GAAATTCTTCTTTATCAATACTAACAATTAGGCAATTGATTGCCAATTGTGTAACAAGCCGTTTATTTGTCTTATTTAATGTTGAATAGATATAATTTTTTAACATTTCTATAGTTAGTAGGAAGTAGGAGTTATATTTAATTGTTCTTACACAGTTACCTAATAGGATAATTTCATAGTAACCCCAGTTTTCAACTTTAAAAAGATAATCTGTTAGCTGTAATAACTCCTCATCCGAGGGGAGAAAATTTTTATTTGTTGTATAGAGAATCGATTTTACCATTGTCTTTTCATAAGGACCCAAGTTATAACTTGAAGAGTTTGATAGTAATTCAATAATACTATCAAAATTTTTTGTGGAGTAGTGCTTTCGAATATATTGCACCAAGTTAGCGAATGATCCAGTTTTAGTAGAATTATTGTCATGAAGAATAATAAATTCATCCAAAGTTATATGTAATTTATCTAAAATATTGAT from Streptococcus mitis NCTC 12261 harbors:
- a CDS encoding helix-turn-helix domain-containing protein, coding for MKSKLGITLRKIRKGKKISLSSIADSNLSKSQISRFERGESEISCIRLINILDKLHITLDEFIILHDNNSTKTGSFANLVQYIRKHYSTKNFDSIIELLSNSSSYNLGPYEKTMVKSILYTTNKNFLPSDEELLQLTDYLFKVENWGYYEIILLGNCVRTIKYNSYFLLTIEMLKNYIYSTLNKTNKRLVTQLAINCLIVSIDKEEFQNCSFLIKEIKKLLNNELNYYEQTVFLYTCGYFEFKCNPANGIEKMKQALQVFEILGEHNIKAQYQEHYDKYINQ